The proteins below come from a single Halostagnicola larsenii XH-48 genomic window:
- the folP gene encoding dihydropteroate synthase — MEYHEAADFLFSLRRFRPKPGTESTADLLAHLENPHEGVDFVQIAGSNGKGSTARMLERTLREAGLSVGLYTSPHLEDLRERVRVDGRKIPRAAVCSFVESTRDYVTERGADGESPTFFETMTGLALWYFGQEEVDVAVLEVGIGGKFDATSVVDPVASAVTSVSLEHTGIIGETKAEIAHDKAHVAPTDAPLVTGVTDETLEAIRSVAGDVLTVGTDGETLEHGAGDRQPSDRSSSVAQPDVRVTYNGRANHVEAEIELVGNDWTLETRIPLPGEHQAENAGIAAALARQVADVTDAELVRGLRNAHWPGRFEVLDTDPLIVLDGAHNPGACERVAETLSTYEYDDLHLVFGAMHDKDHREMAAALPTPDSVVACEPTVDRAEDRAVLAEVFADAGVDADDVHTDSAVQDALSSALERAGDDDAVVVTGSLFAVAEARSRWTSTDVPKRIQSLEDARETLEGADVTEKGVYRMRGKAVHRVVKTNLQYRQASYLKQELLSLGGECALSGLQREDERTDAVLMGTLAQFKRLTDKLEAQPYGLAEVARELRETLDIGRSEPDRAYPWRDRTAVMGILNVTPDSFHDGGEYGDVADAVARAEAMIEAGVDVIDIGGESTRPGADPVSIEEEIDRVVPVVERLEERSLADDVLISIDTRKAGVAEAALEAGADILNDVSGLEDPEMRFVAAEYDAPLIVMHSIDAPVVPDRDIDYDDVVEDVIDELAELVLLAEKAGLDREQIIVDPGLGFGKSPRDGFEILRRTDEFRALGSPILIGHSHKSMFDSITDESEDRFVPTVAASALAADRGADIVRVHDVPETVAAVKTALATSNPDLVVDDDLEW; from the coding sequence ATGGAGTATCACGAGGCGGCGGATTTCCTCTTTAGTCTGCGGCGGTTCCGTCCGAAACCGGGGACGGAGTCGACGGCCGACCTCCTGGCCCACCTCGAGAACCCGCACGAGGGCGTCGATTTCGTCCAGATCGCGGGCTCGAACGGCAAGGGGTCGACCGCGCGAATGTTAGAGCGAACGCTTCGCGAAGCCGGTCTCTCGGTCGGACTCTACACCTCACCGCATCTCGAGGACCTGCGCGAGCGCGTTCGCGTCGACGGCCGCAAGATTCCCCGCGCTGCGGTTTGCTCGTTCGTCGAATCGACTCGCGACTACGTCACCGAACGCGGAGCCGACGGCGAGTCCCCGACCTTTTTCGAGACGATGACCGGGCTCGCACTCTGGTATTTCGGCCAGGAAGAAGTCGACGTCGCGGTCCTCGAGGTCGGTATCGGCGGCAAGTTCGATGCGACGAGCGTCGTCGATCCGGTCGCCAGCGCCGTGACGAGCGTCAGCCTCGAGCACACCGGCATCATCGGCGAGACGAAAGCGGAGATCGCTCACGACAAGGCACACGTCGCACCGACGGACGCGCCGCTCGTGACCGGCGTGACCGACGAGACGCTCGAGGCGATTCGTTCGGTTGCGGGCGACGTGCTGACCGTCGGGACCGACGGCGAGACGCTCGAGCACGGGGCGGGTGATCGTCAGCCGAGTGACCGATCGTCGTCCGTGGCCCAGCCGGACGTTCGAGTTACCTACAACGGTCGGGCGAACCACGTCGAAGCCGAAATCGAACTCGTCGGCAACGACTGGACCCTCGAGACGCGGATTCCGCTGCCGGGCGAACACCAGGCCGAAAACGCGGGGATCGCGGCGGCGCTCGCCCGACAGGTGGCGGACGTGACCGACGCCGAACTCGTGCGAGGCTTGCGAAACGCCCACTGGCCCGGCCGGTTCGAGGTGCTCGATACCGACCCGCTGATCGTCCTCGACGGCGCGCACAACCCCGGCGCGTGCGAGCGGGTCGCCGAAACCCTCTCGACGTACGAATACGACGACCTCCACCTCGTGTTCGGCGCGATGCACGACAAGGACCACCGCGAGATGGCCGCCGCGCTGCCGACGCCCGACTCGGTCGTCGCCTGCGAACCGACAGTGGACCGGGCCGAAGACCGGGCGGTCCTCGCGGAAGTCTTCGCCGATGCCGGCGTCGATGCTGACGACGTTCACACGGACTCGGCCGTGCAGGACGCCCTCTCGAGCGCGCTCGAGCGAGCGGGCGACGATGACGCGGTGGTCGTCACCGGCTCGCTCTTTGCGGTCGCCGAGGCCCGGTCTCGATGGACCTCGACCGACGTCCCAAAGCGAATCCAGTCGCTCGAGGACGCCCGCGAAACGCTCGAGGGAGCCGACGTCACCGAAAAGGGCGTCTACCGGATGCGCGGGAAGGCCGTCCACCGCGTCGTCAAGACGAACCTGCAGTACAGACAGGCTTCGTACCTGAAACAGGAGCTTCTGAGCCTCGGCGGCGAGTGTGCCCTCTCGGGCTTACAGCGCGAGGACGAGCGAACCGACGCCGTCCTGATGGGGACGCTCGCGCAGTTCAAGCGCCTGACCGACAAACTCGAGGCCCAGCCCTACGGGTTGGCCGAGGTGGCTCGCGAACTGCGCGAGACGCTCGATATCGGCAGGTCGGAACCCGACCGAGCGTATCCGTGGCGGGATCGAACGGCCGTGATGGGAATCCTGAACGTGACGCCCGATAGCTTCCACGACGGCGGCGAGTACGGCGACGTAGCGGATGCCGTGGCCCGCGCCGAGGCGATGATCGAGGCCGGCGTCGACGTGATCGACATCGGCGGGGAATCCACTCGTCCCGGTGCCGACCCGGTCTCGATCGAGGAGGAGATCGATCGCGTCGTCCCGGTCGTCGAACGACTCGAGGAGCGCTCGCTCGCCGACGACGTGCTCATCTCGATCGACACGCGCAAGGCGGGCGTCGCCGAAGCCGCCCTCGAGGCCGGCGCGGACATCCTGAACGACGTCTCGGGGCTCGAGGATCCCGAGATGCGGTTCGTCGCCGCCGAGTACGACGCGCCGCTGATCGTGATGCACAGCATCGACGCGCCCGTCGTACCGGACCGGGATATCGACTACGACGACGTCGTCGAGGACGTGATCGACGAACTCGCGGAACTCGTGTTGCTCGCCGAGAAAGCGGGTCTCGACCGCGAGCAGATCATCGTCGATCCGGGGCTCGGATTCGGCAAGTCGCCTCGAGACGGGTTCGAAATCTTGCGCCGAACCGACGAGTTTCGGGCGCTCGGCTCGCCGATCCTCATCGGCCACTCCCACAAGTCGATGTTCGATTCGATCACCGACGAGTCAGAGGACCGGTTCGTTCCGACGGTCGCGGCGAGCGCGCTCGCGGCCGATCGGGGTGCCGACATCGTCCGCGTCCACGACGTGCCCGAAACCGTCGCCGCGGTGAAGACGGCACTCGCCACGTCGAATCCTGATCTGGTGGTCGACGACGACCTCGAGTGGTAG
- a CDS encoding DUF7124 domain-containing protein — protein MNGDSDMTLAFELEALKEVASPESVFEDARSWTTYIGVVSEKPTYVVTNFTRKNRVRQDFFSGPRGVDESLEGVKDQFDTDRYVFIGTTDDDEARADDLGWEYLDIEDAAEAADWTMGSDTTPEEIEPDTSRDDWP, from the coding sequence ATGAACGGCGATAGCGACATGACTCTGGCGTTCGAACTCGAGGCGTTAAAGGAGGTCGCCTCACCCGAATCCGTCTTCGAGGACGCCAGAAGCTGGACCACCTACATCGGGGTCGTCTCCGAGAAACCGACCTACGTCGTCACGAACTTCACGCGGAAAAATCGCGTGCGACAGGACTTCTTCTCCGGTCCCCGCGGCGTCGACGAGAGCCTCGAGGGCGTCAAAGACCAGTTCGACACCGACCGGTACGTCTTCATCGGGACGACCGACGACGACGAAGCCCGCGCCGACGACCTCGGCTGGGAGTACCTCGACATCGAGGACGCCGCCGAGGCCGCCGACTGGACGATGGGATCGGATACGACGCCCGAGGAAATCGAGCCGGATACGTCTCGAGACGACTGGCCCTGA
- a CDS encoding helix-turn-helix transcriptional regulator yields the protein MGHSSGDPDVLRTVAKRSPLLERLADGPADKRELIAVLDCSRSTIDRAIRELELVDCIRRCEDGFRLTVAGRLALAEHRRSRQTFESIAKLSDLLHDLPAETPISAEMVRGATLLEVPAHAPNEPLEEITDLVDRAERFRGMGAADRTPTLRHQFRDRSVNGELEAELVLTEDLARVIFTEHSELLQNGALDSGLDIYTAPTIPYELSIVETPTESVVFVIPFNDDLTHRGVIRNDSTAALEWADGVFRRHRATATPLSSFDDSR from the coding sequence ATGGGGCATTCGAGTGGCGATCCCGACGTTTTACGGACGGTCGCCAAGCGTTCGCCACTGCTCGAGCGGCTCGCCGACGGGCCGGCGGACAAACGCGAACTCATCGCGGTCCTCGACTGTTCCCGGTCGACGATCGATCGAGCCATCAGAGAACTCGAGTTGGTCGATTGCATTCGGCGCTGTGAGGACGGGTTTCGACTGACCGTGGCCGGACGACTCGCGCTCGCAGAGCACCGTCGAAGTCGCCAGACGTTCGAGTCGATCGCCAAATTGAGCGATTTGTTGCACGATCTGCCGGCGGAGACGCCGATCAGCGCCGAGATGGTCCGCGGTGCCACCTTACTCGAGGTTCCAGCACACGCGCCGAACGAACCGCTCGAGGAGATCACCGACCTGGTCGACCGTGCCGAGCGGTTTCGCGGAATGGGTGCAGCCGACAGGACCCCGACGCTCCGACACCAGTTCCGCGATCGCTCGGTCAACGGCGAACTCGAGGCCGAACTCGTGCTTACCGAGGATCTCGCGAGGGTGATATTCACGGAGCATTCGGAGCTCCTGCAAAACGGTGCCCTCGACAGCGGGCTCGACATCTATACGGCCCCAACGATCCCCTACGAGCTCTCGATCGTCGAAACGCCGACGGAGTCTGTCGTCTTCGTCATCCCGTTTAACGACGATCTGACACACCGGGGCGTTATCCGGAACGATTCGACGGCCGCACTCGAGTGGGCAGACGGCGTGTTCAGACGGCATCGGGCGACCGCGACGCCGCTGTCTTCGTTCGACGATAGTCGGTAA
- a CDS encoding DUF5815 family protein, giving the protein MATPRVPGDDIGSFELPCGTEIDPREIDLGMREYSCSCGETHAVVTDVHPPSRFFPESFVAVLEETIETADDFDSFGTPHLLGVTMEEFPEQVASYDAADDGSVGYTLVWVTDFDSRRLHEIVVELVVELMDHAMSHAGDDQAISQFERQLLEFDVEAFVEEYREAREFETEHDQAL; this is encoded by the coding sequence ATGGCTACACCCCGCGTTCCGGGTGACGATATCGGTAGTTTCGAGCTTCCCTGCGGCACCGAAATCGACCCGCGAGAGATCGATCTGGGGATGCGCGAATACAGCTGTTCCTGCGGCGAGACCCACGCCGTCGTGACGGACGTCCATCCCCCCTCACGATTTTTCCCCGAATCGTTCGTCGCGGTGCTCGAGGAGACCATCGAGACTGCCGACGACTTCGACAGTTTCGGCACGCCGCACTTGCTCGGCGTGACCATGGAGGAGTTCCCAGAACAGGTTGCCTCCTACGACGCGGCCGACGACGGCAGCGTCGGCTACACGCTGGTCTGGGTCACGGACTTCGACTCGAGACGGCTGCACGAGATCGTCGTCGAACTGGTCGTCGAACTCATGGACCACGCGATGAGCCACGCCGGTGACGATCAGGCGATTTCGCAGTTCGAACGGCAGCTGCTCGAGTTCGACGTCGAGGCGTTCGTCGAGGAGTACCGGGAGGCCCGGGAGTTCGAGACCGAGCACGATCAGGCGCTGTGA
- the carB gene encoding carbamoyl-phosphate synthase large subunit has product MSTDNQSGGETTDEERTILLIGSGPIQIGQAAEFDYSGAQACRALQEEGARVVLVNSNPATIMTDPEMADRVYIEPITTDAIAEIIEAENPDGVIAGLGGQTGLNVTAELAEEGVLEEHDVEIMGTPLETIYATEDRDLFRQRMEKIGQPVPASTTISLDEDESVSELTEEDLEDRVQAAVDEVGGLPVIARTTYTLGGSGSGVVHEFDELLARVRKGLRLSRNSEVLITESIAGWVEYEYEVMRDADDSCIIICNMENIDPMGIHTGESTVVTPSQIVPDEGHQEMRTAALDVIRELGIQGGCNIQFAWHDDGTPGGEYRVVEVNPRVSRSSALASKATGYPIARVTAKVALGKRLHEIQNEITGETTAAFEPAIDYVVTKVPRWPKDKFDDVDFELTTAMKSTGEAMAIGRTFEESLLKALRSSEYEPDVDWADVDDAELEDHYLERPSPDRPYAMFEAFERGYTVDEVVELTGIFEWYTERYQRIAESMRAAQNGDFTEAAIAGHTNTSIAATTGSTVDTVETDVPGRTYKQVDTCAGEFEAETPYYYSARKSEFDKGPLVGDAAAGELEVDRDIESIIVVGGGPIRIGQGVEFDYCSVHAVRALRELGIDAHVVNNNPETVSTDYDTSDGLFFEPITAEEVADVAEAADADGVMIQFGGQTSVNIGEPLHDEIERRGLDCDVMGTSVEAMDLAEDRDRFNALMDEMGVAQPDGGTATSKDEALELAHDIGYPVLVRPSYVLGGRAMEVVHDDAELEEYIEEAVRVAPDKPILVDEFLEDAVELDVDAVSDGRSVLIGGIMEHVESAGVHSGDSACMIPPRSLEEDTLERVREVTEDIATALKTRGLMNVQLAVQDGEVYVLEANPRSSRTVPFVSKATGVPIAKLAAKVMAGETLESLGVEEQIPEHTSIKEVVLPFDRLPGSDPRLGPEMKSTGEVMGTASEFGTAYWKAQQASHNAVSEGTAVVDFDIDGFEAHFEIAEFDDVPQAIREGKVDFVVSRDRDSLEMAVEEEIPYLSTEASAEAYVEGLESAGGNLEVETVSDRPKRAARWGADE; this is encoded by the coding sequence ATGAGTACGGACAATCAGAGCGGGGGCGAGACCACAGACGAGGAGCGCACGATCCTGCTGATCGGCAGCGGCCCGATTCAGATCGGGCAGGCGGCGGAGTTCGACTACTCCGGCGCGCAGGCCTGCCGGGCCTTACAGGAAGAAGGCGCTCGAGTCGTTCTCGTGAACTCGAATCCGGCGACGATCATGACCGATCCGGAGATGGCGGATCGCGTCTACATCGAGCCGATCACGACCGACGCCATCGCCGAGATCATCGAGGCGGAAAACCCCGACGGTGTCATCGCCGGGCTGGGTGGTCAGACCGGGCTGAACGTCACCGCCGAACTCGCCGAGGAGGGCGTCTTAGAGGAACACGACGTCGAGATCATGGGGACGCCGCTCGAGACGATCTACGCGACCGAGGACCGCGATCTGTTCCGCCAGCGCATGGAGAAGATCGGCCAGCCGGTTCCGGCCTCGACGACGATCTCCCTCGACGAGGACGAGTCCGTCTCGGAACTGACCGAGGAGGACCTCGAGGACCGCGTGCAGGCGGCCGTCGACGAGGTCGGCGGCCTTCCCGTTATCGCACGCACCACCTACACGCTCGGGGGGTCGGGCTCGGGCGTCGTCCACGAGTTCGACGAACTCCTCGCTCGCGTCCGCAAGGGGCTTCGCCTCTCGAGAAACAGCGAGGTGCTGATCACCGAGTCCATCGCGGGCTGGGTCGAGTACGAGTACGAGGTGATGCGCGACGCCGACGATTCGTGTATCATCATCTGCAACATGGAGAACATCGACCCGATGGGCATCCACACCGGGGAGTCGACGGTCGTCACGCCCTCGCAGATCGTCCCCGACGAGGGCCACCAGGAGATGCGCACCGCCGCGCTCGACGTGATCCGCGAACTCGGCATTCAGGGCGGCTGTAACATCCAGTTCGCCTGGCACGACGACGGCACCCCCGGCGGCGAGTACCGCGTCGTCGAGGTCAACCCGCGCGTCTCCCGTTCCTCCGCCCTGGCCTCCAAGGCGACGGGGTACCCGATCGCTCGCGTGACCGCGAAGGTCGCGCTCGGCAAGCGCCTCCACGAGATCCAAAACGAGATCACGGGCGAGACGACCGCCGCGTTCGAGCCGGCGATCGACTACGTCGTCACCAAAGTCCCGCGCTGGCCCAAGGACAAGTTCGACGACGTCGACTTCGAACTGACGACCGCGATGAAGTCGACCGGCGAGGCGATGGCCATCGGCCGCACCTTCGAGGAGAGCCTGCTCAAGGCGCTTCGCTCCTCGGAGTACGAACCCGACGTCGACTGGGCCGACGTGGACGACGCGGAACTCGAGGATCACTACCTCGAGCGCCCGTCGCCCGACCGACCGTACGCGATGTTCGAGGCCTTCGAACGCGGCTACACCGTCGACGAAGTCGTCGAACTCACGGGAATTTTCGAGTGGTACACCGAACGCTATCAGCGCATCGCCGAGTCGATGCGAGCCGCACAGAACGGCGACTTCACCGAAGCCGCCATCGCGGGCCACACGAACACCTCGATCGCCGCGACGACGGGCTCGACCGTCGATACCGTCGAGACCGACGTGCCCGGCCGCACGTACAAGCAGGTCGACACCTGCGCCGGCGAGTTCGAGGCCGAAACGCCGTACTACTACTCGGCGCGCAAGTCCGAGTTCGACAAGGGGCCGCTCGTCGGCGACGCCGCCGCGGGCGAACTCGAGGTCGACCGCGACATCGAGAGCATCATCGTCGTCGGCGGCGGGCCGATCCGCATCGGGCAGGGCGTCGAGTTCGACTACTGCTCGGTCCACGCGGTTCGCGCGTTGAGAGAGCTCGGCATCGACGCGCACGTCGTCAACAACAACCCCGAAACCGTCTCGACCGACTACGACACTTCCGACGGCCTCTTCTTCGAGCCGATCACGGCCGAGGAGGTCGCCGACGTGGCGGAGGCGGCGGACGCCGACGGCGTCATGATCCAGTTCGGCGGCCAGACTTCGGTCAACATCGGCGAACCGCTCCACGACGAGATCGAACGCCGCGGCCTCGACTGTGACGTCATGGGAACCAGCGTCGAGGCGATGGACCTCGCGGAGGACCGCGACCGCTTCAACGCGCTGATGGACGAGATGGGCGTCGCCCAGCCCGACGGCGGGACGGCCACTTCGAAGGACGAAGCCCTCGAGCTGGCCCACGATATCGGCTACCCCGTCCTCGTCCGCCCGAGCTACGTGCTCGGCGGCCGCGCGATGGAAGTCGTCCACGACGACGCCGAACTCGAGGAGTACATCGAGGAAGCGGTTCGCGTCGCGCCGGACAAACCGATCCTCGTTGACGAGTTCTTAGAGGACGCGGTCGAACTCGACGTGGACGCCGTCTCCGACGGCCGCTCGGTGCTCATCGGCGGCATCATGGAACACGTCGAGAGCGCGGGCGTCCACTCGGGCGACTCCGCCTGTATGATCCCGCCGCGCTCGCTCGAGGAGGACACCTTAGAGCGCGTCCGCGAGGTGACCGAGGACATCGCGACGGCGCTCAAGACTCGCGGTCTGATGAACGTCCAGCTCGCCGTCCAGGACGGCGAGGTGTACGTGCTCGAGGCCAACCCGCGCTCCTCGCGCACCGTGCCGTTCGTCTCGAAGGCGACCGGCGTTCCGATCGCCAAACTCGCCGCGAAGGTGATGGCCGGCGAGACCTTAGAGAGCCTCGGCGTCGAGGAGCAGATCCCCGAACACACCTCCATCAAGGAGGTCGTCCTACCGTTCGACCGCCTGCCGGGATCGGACCCGCGTCTCGGCCCGGAGATGAAGTCGACCGGCGAAGTGATGGGAACGGCAAGCGAGTTCGGCACGGCCTACTGGAAGGCCCAGCAGGCGTCCCACAACGCGGTCAGCGAGGGAACCGCCGTCGTCGACTTCGATATCGACGGCTTCGAAGCACACTTCGAAATCGCCGAGTTCGACGACGTTCCACAGGCCATCCGCGAAGGGAAGGTCGACTTCGTCGTCAGCCGCGACCGCGATTCGCTCGAGATGGCCGTCGAAGAAGAGATTCCGTACCTCTCGACGGAAGCCAGCGCGGAAGCGTACGTCGAGGGACTCGAGTCGGCAGGCGGCAACCTCGAGGTCGAGACGGTCTCCGACCGACCGAAACGCGCCGCTCGCTGGGGAGCCGACGAGTAG
- a CDS encoding DUF7577 domain-containing protein → MDPWGWLVGYAVLFVLLHLLLYYFYVRRASDEPSSSPSFSDPDRGRPRTAPQTPHDHYSPQQEFDDPSELEETLEFDGETIQCPHCGARNESDQTFSYCWNCVSSIHR, encoded by the coding sequence ATGGACCCCTGGGGGTGGCTCGTCGGCTATGCGGTCCTGTTCGTCCTGCTCCACCTGTTGTTGTACTACTTTTACGTTCGCCGAGCGAGCGACGAGCCGTCCTCGTCCCCGTCGTTTTCGGACCCGGATCGCGGCCGACCGCGCACCGCTCCCCAGACGCCGCACGATCATTACTCCCCACAACAGGAGTTCGACGATCCGTCCGAACTCGAGGAAACGCTCGAGTTCGACGGGGAAACGATCCAGTGTCCGCACTGTGGCGCTCGCAACGAGTCCGATCAGACGTTTAGTTACTGCTGGAACTGCGTGTCGTCGATCCACCGGTAG
- the prf1 gene encoding peptide chain release factor aRF-1 — MSQEGEQEQSDRKKYEFRKVIEDLKDFEGSGTQLVTIYVPDDRQISDVVAHVTQEHSEAANIKSKQTRTNVQDALTSIKDRLRYYDTFPPDNGLVMFSGAVDSGGGRTEMVTKVLESPPQPVESFRYHCDSDFLTEPLEHMLADNGLYGLIVLDRREANVGWLRGKRIEPVKSASSLVPGKQRKGGQSAQRFARLRLEAIDNFYQEVAGMANDLFVAKRHELDGILVGGPSPTKDEFLDGDYLHHEIQGNVIGKFDVSYTDESGLKELVDNAEDALADAEVMKEKQEMEEFFEELHAGERATYGFEQTRENLIMGSVETLLISEDLRSDVVIFDCPECSNTDYEVIDRRNSTPEHECSECGTPIEAGEDDREDAIDHLIEIAEQRGTETKFISTDFEKGEQLYNAFGGFAGILRYSTGV, encoded by the coding sequence ATGAGTCAGGAGGGCGAGCAGGAGCAATCCGACCGGAAGAAGTACGAATTCCGGAAGGTTATCGAGGATCTCAAGGATTTCGAGGGGTCGGGAACGCAACTCGTGACTATCTACGTTCCCGACGATCGCCAGATCAGTGACGTCGTCGCACACGTCACCCAGGAACACTCCGAGGCGGCAAACATCAAGTCAAAGCAGACTCGCACTAACGTGCAGGACGCGTTGACCTCGATCAAAGACCGGCTTCGGTACTACGACACGTTTCCACCGGACAACGGTCTCGTCATGTTCTCGGGAGCCGTCGACTCCGGCGGCGGCCGAACGGAGATGGTCACGAAAGTCCTCGAGAGCCCGCCCCAGCCCGTCGAGTCGTTTCGCTATCACTGCGATTCGGACTTTCTCACCGAGCCGTTAGAGCACATGCTTGCGGACAACGGCCTGTACGGCCTGATCGTCCTCGACCGGCGCGAGGCGAACGTCGGCTGGCTGCGTGGCAAACGCATCGAGCCGGTCAAATCCGCCTCCTCACTGGTGCCCGGCAAACAGCGAAAAGGTGGCCAGTCCGCACAGCGGTTCGCCCGACTGCGCCTTGAGGCCATCGACAACTTCTACCAGGAGGTTGCGGGAATGGCCAACGACCTCTTCGTGGCGAAACGCCACGAACTCGACGGGATCCTCGTCGGCGGTCCGTCGCCGACCAAAGACGAGTTTCTCGACGGCGATTACCTTCACCACGAGATTCAGGGCAACGTTATCGGCAAGTTCGACGTCTCCTACACCGACGAGTCCGGCCTGAAAGAACTCGTCGACAACGCCGAGGACGCGCTGGCCGACGCGGAGGTAATGAAGGAAAAACAGGAGATGGAGGAGTTCTTCGAGGAGCTTCACGCGGGCGAGCGGGCGACCTACGGTTTCGAGCAAACCCGCGAGAACCTCATCATGGGCTCGGTCGAGACGCTGTTGATCAGCGAAGACCTGCGCTCCGACGTCGTCATCTTCGACTGTCCGGAGTGTTCGAACACCGACTACGAGGTAATCGATCGACGCAACTCGACGCCGGAGCACGAGTGTTCGGAGTGTGGAACCCCGATCGAGGCCGGAGAAGACGACCGCGAGGACGCGATCGATCACCTCATCGAAATCGCCGAACAGCGCGGTACTGAGACGAAATTCATCTCGACGGACTTCGAGAAGGGCGAGCAGCTCTACAACGCCTTCGGCGGCTTTGCGGGCATTCTGCGCTACAGTACTGGCGTGTGA
- a CDS encoding acetolactate synthase large subunit — MPTASDLLVTCLEAEGVDRVFGLPGEEIEDLLFSLRDSEIDFVPTRHEQGAAFMADVHGRLTGEAGVCLSTLGPGATNLITGVADAQLDKSPVVAITGQGDRERLHKESHQALDVVDVFEPIVTWNTQISDPETVPESVRKAFKLAEYEKPGATHLEFPEDIAREEIESTPISGRERVRRPDPDDESVERAATLIESAARPIVLAGNGAVRTRSSDSIRALVDRLEIPVVATYMGKGAISDRHAASLMTLDSGPNGEAATAIERADCVVAVGYDIAEHDPAGWNPDLEKSIVHVDIEPAEVYRHYTPDVEIVADTGASLAAIADRVAADACSLWCEDAHDRILEAATADPTDDDPITVENVLPLLREAMADEDVLVSDVGTHKMKIARGFPTYEPNTCIVSNGLASMGIAVPGALAADLAVDANVVAGTGDGGFLMNAAELETATRLECSFTVVVFVDDDYGLISAQQRATRGEHFGTTLTNPEFVAFAESFGIDASRPETWDEIERAFDEAIPSDELTLLAIQLD; from the coding sequence ATGCCGACAGCATCCGATCTGCTCGTCACCTGCCTCGAGGCCGAGGGGGTCGACCGCGTGTTTGGTCTGCCGGGCGAAGAGATCGAAGACCTGCTGTTCTCGCTCCGGGATTCCGAGATCGATTTCGTTCCGACGCGCCACGAGCAGGGCGCGGCGTTTATGGCCGACGTTCACGGCCGGTTGACCGGCGAGGCCGGCGTCTGTTTGTCGACGCTCGGCCCCGGCGCGACGAACCTCATCACCGGTGTCGCCGACGCACAACTGGACAAGAGTCCCGTCGTCGCGATCACTGGCCAGGGCGATCGTGAGCGGTTACACAAGGAGAGCCATCAGGCCCTCGACGTGGTCGACGTGTTCGAGCCGATCGTCACGTGGAATACGCAGATTTCGGACCCCGAAACCGTCCCGGAGTCGGTGCGCAAAGCGTTCAAGCTCGCGGAGTACGAGAAGCCGGGAGCGACCCACCTCGAGTTTCCGGAAGACATTGCCCGCGAGGAGATCGAATCCACACCGATCTCGGGTCGCGAACGGGTTCGGCGTCCGGATCCCGACGACGAATCGGTCGAACGGGCCGCGACGCTGATCGAATCCGCAGCGCGCCCGATCGTCCTCGCCGGCAACGGAGCGGTTCGAACGCGTAGCTCCGACAGCATCCGCGCGCTCGTCGATCGGCTCGAGATTCCCGTCGTCGCGACGTACATGGGGAAGGGCGCGATTTCCGACCGGCACGCCGCGTCGCTGATGACGCTCGATTCGGGGCCGAACGGCGAAGCCGCGACGGCCATCGAGCGGGCCGATTGCGTGGTCGCGGTCGGGTACGATATCGCCGAACACGACCCCGCCGGCTGGAACCCGGATCTCGAGAAGTCGATCGTTCACGTCGATATCGAGCCCGCGGAGGTGTATCGTCACTACACGCCCGACGTGGAGATCGTCGCCGACACCGGTGCGTCGCTCGCCGCGATCGCGGATCGAGTCGCCGCCGACGCGTGTTCGTTGTGGTGTGAAGACGCCCACGATCGGATCCTCGAGGCGGCGACGGCGGATCCGACCGACGACGATCCGATCACCGTCGAAAACGTCCTTCCGTTGTTGCGCGAGGCGATGGCCGACGAGGACGTGCTCGTCTCCGACGTTGGCACGCACAAGATGAAAATCGCCCGCGGGTTCCCGACCTACGAACCGAATACCTGCATCGTTTCGAACGGACTGGCGAGCATGGGAATCGCGGTTCCGGGAGCGCTCGCCGCCGACCTCGCGGTCGACGCGAACGTCGTCGCTGGCACCGGCGACGGCGGTTTCCTGATGAACGCCGCGGAACTCGAGACGGCGACCCGACTCGAGTGTTCGTTCACGGTCGTCGTGTTCGTCGACGACGATTACGGGTTGATCTCCGCCCAGCAGCGTGCGACACGCGGCGAGCACTTCGGGACGACGCTCACGAATCCGGAGTTCGTCGCGTTCGCCGAATCGTTCGGAATCGACGCCTCCCGTCCCGAGACGTGGGACGAAATCGAACGAGCGTTCGACGAGGCGATTCCGTCCGACGAACTCACGCTACTGGCGATCCAACTCGATTGA